A single region of the Deinococcus aestuarii genome encodes:
- a CDS encoding ATP-dependent helicase: protein MEYTPEQQRIVEHGDGHALVFAVAGSGKTTTLVGRVRHLVTQRGVRPVRILTTTFTREAGRSLREKLAEHPECAGVETLTLHALATRIVERARNMGLTDLVIGEEHFSQRLFSEARRQLLADLGEDEREVATRLRQMNFRDFDTYLGIQKGNLRLPHIPHDLPPGAAALISPPEGGPDLYARVYERHDELRRREGKLDFDDLIVAAWMLMSRFPILLQDIQSVWDYVSVDEFQDVNLAQSEMMHLVAFKCRSYMAIGDDDQTIYQWRGAHPRFILGFTERYGAREYTLPANFRCPLGVIALSDRVISRNRIRAPKRLRATREGGGVHLHPPRAGEAARVAMQALSEGREPDDIVILLRTYAQSAEIEQVLLEERVPYRLIGAAPFYRRAEVTTLTAYLELALADLDVLAGQLLTTERRERVQAHWKSVANRPSRYLRVPDIERVARDAWRGGQTLAATLEAFAAGQPPHVARPVTLLATWLGFLTEDMGTTPGRDALLDFVGAIGYRDHLISTAPTTEFGEERAGMVDALAEMAHTRSLGQLVTHLAQLHEQVRYEETLRRRSDREDPRLTIMTAFRAKGLEWPVVIIPDCTTAIYSTKPHPDPAASEEERRVFYVAMTRARQELHLIVGEADDTTRFLEDVEYDRVVGQHDRLAGLLERLPRTWSAGDTLEAAEVLGQYEHEAFVQRWLRPEVRRGVLGHIRGLAGHEKVRASDDEAARQVRGLLDLRRYAAHGPLEADDTGAHEWPDLDAVLAARRGGRLEPGPGSAPRGTPQGGVDALGRTVTPVPGRPLTPGTRVRHARFGDGEVVQVKQVGAQTEALIRFEGGTKRMALEFARLERLSN, encoded by the coding sequence ATGGAGTACACCCCGGAGCAGCAGCGCATTGTGGAGCACGGCGACGGGCATGCCCTCGTATTCGCGGTGGCAGGCAGTGGCAAGACCACCACGCTGGTCGGCCGGGTGCGCCACCTCGTCACGCAGCGGGGTGTGCGGCCGGTTCGCATCCTCACGACCACGTTCACCCGAGAGGCGGGGCGCAGCCTGCGTGAGAAGCTCGCCGAGCACCCGGAGTGCGCGGGGGTGGAGACCCTCACCCTGCACGCCCTCGCCACCCGGATCGTGGAGCGCGCCCGCAACATGGGGCTGACTGACCTCGTCATCGGCGAGGAGCACTTCAGCCAGCGCCTGTTCAGCGAGGCCCGCAGGCAGTTGCTCGCGGACCTGGGCGAGGACGAGCGGGAGGTCGCCACACGCCTGCGGCAGATGAACTTCCGGGATTTTGACACCTATCTCGGCATCCAGAAGGGTAACCTGCGGCTGCCACACATCCCACACGACCTGCCTCCCGGGGCGGCGGCTCTCATCTCCCCTCCCGAGGGCGGCCCCGACCTCTACGCCCGGGTCTACGAGCGTCACGACGAGTTGCGGCGGCGGGAGGGCAAGCTCGACTTCGACGACCTCATCGTCGCGGCGTGGATGCTGATGAGCCGCTTCCCCATCCTGCTTCAGGATATCCAGTCCGTGTGGGACTACGTCAGCGTGGACGAGTTTCAGGATGTCAACCTCGCCCAGAGCGAGATGATGCACCTCGTCGCCTTCAAGTGCCGGTCGTACATGGCTATAGGGGATGACGACCAGACCATCTACCAGTGGCGCGGCGCACACCCCCGGTTCATCCTCGGCTTCACGGAGCGCTATGGGGCGCGGGAATACACCCTTCCCGCCAACTTCCGCTGTCCGCTGGGCGTGATCGCCCTGTCCGACCGCGTCATCAGCCGCAACCGGATTCGTGCGCCGAAGCGGCTCCGTGCCACCCGGGAGGGCGGCGGCGTGCACCTCCACCCCCCGCGTGCGGGCGAGGCCGCCCGGGTGGCGATGCAGGCCCTGAGCGAGGGAAGGGAGCCGGACGACATCGTGATCCTGCTGCGCACCTACGCGCAGTCTGCCGAGATCGAGCAGGTGCTCCTTGAGGAGCGGGTGCCGTACCGCCTTATCGGGGCCGCCCCCTTCTACCGCCGCGCCGAGGTCACCACCCTCACGGCGTACCTCGAACTCGCCCTCGCGGACCTCGATGTGCTCGCCGGGCAGCTGCTCACCACCGAGCGGCGCGAGCGGGTGCAGGCGCACTGGAAGAGTGTCGCCAACCGCCCTTCCCGGTACCTGCGCGTCCCGGATATCGAGCGCGTCGCGCGGGACGCCTGGCGGGGTGGACAGACCCTCGCGGCGACGCTCGAGGCCTTTGCGGCGGGACAGCCTCCCCATGTGGCGCGACCGGTCACCCTGCTCGCGACCTGGCTGGGCTTCCTCACCGAGGACATGGGCACCACCCCGGGCCGGGACGCGCTGCTGGACTTCGTGGGGGCCATCGGGTACCGCGACCATCTCATCAGCACGGCCCCGACCACGGAGTTCGGGGAGGAGCGCGCCGGGATGGTGGACGCGCTGGCGGAGATGGCGCACACACGCTCGCTGGGGCAACTCGTGACCCACCTCGCGCAGCTTCACGAGCAGGTGCGTTACGAGGAGACCCTGCGCCGACGCTCCGACCGGGAAGACCCTAGGCTCACGATCATGACCGCCTTCCGGGCCAAGGGGCTGGAGTGGCCGGTGGTGATCATTCCCGACTGCACCACGGCGATCTACAGCACCAAACCGCATCCCGACCCCGCCGCGAGCGAGGAAGAGCGCCGTGTGTTCTACGTCGCCATGACCCGCGCGAGGCAGGAGCTGCACCTCATCGTCGGCGAGGCCGACGACACCACCCGCTTCCTCGAGGACGTGGAGTACGACCGGGTTGTGGGCCAGCACGACCGCCTCGCCGGACTCCTCGAGCGCCTGCCGCGCACCTGGTCGGCGGGGGACACGCTGGAGGCAGCCGAGGTCCTCGGGCAGTACGAGCACGAGGCCTTCGTGCAGCGGTGGCTGAGGCCGGAGGTGCGCCGGGGCGTGCTAGGGCATATACGGGGGCTGGCCGGGCACGAGAAGGTACGCGCAAGCGACGACGAGGCGGCCCGGCAGGTCCGGGGCCTGCTGGATCTGCGGCGGTACGCGGCGCACGGCCCGCTCGAGGCGGACGACACGGGGGCGCACGAGTGGCCCGACCTCGACGCGGTGCTGGCCGCCCGGCGGGGCGGTCGACTGGAGCCCGGGCCTGGCTCAGCACCGAGGGGCACCCCGCAGGGCGGGGTGGACGCCCTCGGGCGCACGGTCACCCCGGTCCCGGGCCGGCCCCTCACCCCGGGCACCCGGGTGCGCCACGCGCGCTTCGGGGACGGGGAGGTCGTTCAGGTCAAGCAGGTGGGCGCGCAGACGGAAGCGCTCATCCGCTTCGAGGGCGGCACGAAGCGCATGGCGCTGGAGTTCGCACGGCTCGAGCGTCTGTCCAACTGA